Within the Polaribacter pectinis genome, the region GGTAAAATTTTATTATAGCTAATTTCTAAATCTATTTTTCTTTCAGAAGGATATACATCTGCACCAAATTTTTTCTGAAACTTTTTAATTCCGTCTAAAATCTTATTAGCTTCAGTATAATCGTTAGTCTTTTTTGCGTCTTGCAAAAATTGAATATAAACCGGTAAAGATTGCTTTACAAAAACAGAATCTGTTCCTTTAAAGTTAGCTTGGTCACCTTCTGGTCTAGATACCCATTTGTTATTATCGTCATTTGGTATTGGATAAATTTTTAAAATTCCACCTCCAATGGCACTGTATAACAAACCAATTCTTCTATCTATTTTTATAAGGTCTTTTTCAAATTTATTTTGAACCTTTTTCTTTTGAGCTTCTGCTACTTTTTCTCGAATTTTATATTCGCCACTACTTGGCACAATAAAATCAGACAGGCTAGCATATGCTGCGTCTTCATCTATTCCTATAAATTCTCTTATTTCTTTATTTTGTTTTTCTAAATAAATTACAGGAACTTCAAACCAAAGTCTTGGGTTTTCTATGATAGATAATAAAACCTGGCTAGGTTCCATACCTTTAAACTTTTCTGTTTTACTTACTTTTCTAACCAATTCAGAAGCAAAAGTATGAGCTGGCTTCATTCTACCATTATCTTGTATAACCAGTTTATTAAAGCTTTCTGCATGCTTTGCATCCACCATATTGGCTTGTAGAATAGAATCTATTTGTTGGTTAGTAATTTTTTCTACTTGATGATTTGTATGTTGTGCAAATGTAAAAGTTGATAAGAATAGGGCTCCAACAAGAGACATTGTTAATTTCTTCTTTCTAATTTTCTTTAAACCGTTTTTCAAATCATCAAAACGTGTATTTTTAGCAAAAAGAATACAAATTAAACCTGTGTAAAGTAACGAATATCCTAAATATGTAATAAAAGTTCCCCAAAAATCATGATTTACTGAAAGGTGTGTTTCTTCAGTTTCACCAGATAAGTCATAACTAGATTGAAAAAACTTATATCCTTTATGATCTAAAATATGATTCATGAAAATTCTATAATCAAACTTTTCTTCTCCGTCAATAACAGTAACTTCGCTTGCGTAAGAAGCTGCACTTTCTGAACCAGGATATTTTTCTAACTGAAAATCATTCAACTTAATACTAAAAGGAGTTTGCATTGTCTTTGCTCCATACCATAGTCTAAAGTTTAAACCTCCAATTGCTATTTCTTCTGCATTATCACTGCTAAATTTACCTCCAGTAAGTTCAATTCTTTTAGTGTCGTTATTTGCAGTGATATCTAAAATAATTACGTCTAATTTTTTATCATCTTTTGGCCCACTAACTGTTTTCATAATTCCTTTTTCTGCTGGCCTAGGAACCACAAATTGTAAACCAGCAATATTGTGTAAGGTTAAATATTGAAAATTTTGTACGGAGTCTTTTGTTATTTTCCCTCTTTTTTGATCTGCCATTCTAAACCAATCGCCGTCAGATTTAGTGGTCATTTTAAGAATGTTATTTTCTGTTTTAAAGTTGATAGATGCATTTTCATCAGTGGCATTAAAACCCACTAAAATTCCATGTATATTTTGTAAAGTTCCTTTTTTAATCCAATGTTCGTGTCTTGTACCTTCTGAAGATTCAACAAAAAATAGATGTTCAACACCATTTTCATCCTCTATTAATTTCCTTTCTGCCCAAGGGATATAATCAACTAAATTAACATTGTAATCTGTACCTTTAAATTCATCTGAGAAAGACCAATTATTTTTTCCCCAAGCAGATAACATAATTTCTTTATGCTTGGTTTTTTGAACTTTACTATTGTCCACAATAACATTTACATAGGTAGTTTCAGATAAATATTCATTGGTAGTTTCTCCTTCATTAATTAACATAATACCTTCGTGCCCAATGTATCTAGTAACAGCTGCCCCTATTAAAATGAATAAAAAAGCTCCGTGAAACATTAGAACAGCCCATTTTTCTTTTTTATACAATCGATATCTAAAAATGTTACCAAAAAAGTTAAAGATAAAGAAAGCCATAATTGCTTCGAACCACCAAGCATTATAAACTAACGCTTTAGATGTTTGAGTTCCGTAATCATTTTCTATGAAAGTGGCAATACCCATTGCTGTTGCAAAAACTATAAATAAAACAGCTGTAAGACGTGTAGAGTAGAGGAAATTTAATATATTTTTCATCCTTTTTGAAATGCTTTTTATAAGAGTTACAAATTTAAGCATAAAAGCACAAATTTACTTACTGATAGCAGTATATTTATGTGTTAAATAATTATAAAACAAAACGCATTTATGCCAAAATATCATATCATACCAGATTCTATAAAAACTGAAGTAGAAACTGCGCTAAATTATTATCCACAGTTAAAAAACATTCATATAGAGTTCAAGTTTAAAAAAAATATTAAAAAGTCTACAATGCAAGCCAGACCAACTTTTGATAGTTTTTTTAAATCTAACAAGAACAGAAAATTTCTTATTCTAATTAGTGAGAAATTTAAAATTTCTGACAGAGAGTTTTCAACAAGAGATATTCCTACAGATATTTTTATTGGTTGGATTGGGCACGAATTAGGGCATATTATGGATTACCAAGATAGAAGTAAATTAAACCTAATTTGGTTTGGGTTAAAGTATTTGTTTTCGGATAATCATATAGTTGAAGCTGAAAGGGCTGCAGATAGTTTTGCAGTAAAGCATAAAATGGAGCATTATATTTTGAAAACGAAAAATTTTATTTTAGACCACGCAGATATTTCTGAAAATTATAAAAACCGAATAAAAAGATACTATTTATCTCCGGAAGAAATTATGGTTTTGGTAGAAGAAAGAAATAAGTTGATAAAAGAGTAATTTATGGCTGCTTCTCACTTAAATATTTCCAATAACGTTTTGGTACATGTCTAATATGCAACTTCATGTTTTTGCGTTCTGTAATATTGGTGCTTTTAAAATAGTTTTGCCATAATTTCTGAAATTCAAATTCTTCATCTGCAAAAAAGTTGGTATCGGTTTTTGAGAAATCAAAATTCTTTGGAAATTCCATTTGCATCATTTCTAATGTTTCTAAATCGTAGAATAAACCATAGTTTCTTTTAATATCATAAATAACCCATTTTTGGTCTGCATATCTGCTTTTAAAATGTTTTGAAATTAGTGGTAATACATTAAAATCAGGTTCAATATTTGCAAAATAAATATTGTCTTTTGTTAGTTTAAACCTTACAAAAGCTTCCATTCTATGTTTTTCTCTACTTACGTTTTTTGCAATTTGAGAAGTATTTAAAACACTGGGTTGTGTAAAATCTGTATCAACTTTTTTTGTATTGTTAAATATATATTGAATGTAATTTAACAAGATATTTTCTACACCCAATTGTTCACTTAAAAAAGCATAATATATTTTTGTGGAAGAAATAGTGGAAGCTTTTTGTTTTAAACCTTTCCAAACTCTGTCCGCTTTTTTTGTGTCTGTAGCAATAGTTTCATTTTCTGAAAACAATCCATTTTGAACAACAAATTCATTTTGAATAGTAACATCTGTTAATTTGTATTCGAAAATGTAAAAGACACAACTTAAAAAACCTTCAAAAGAGCCATCATAAATTAACGTTTTGCCTGTCATTTAAGAAAACAAATTTAATTGAGGACTTAATAATTTATCATATTTACTATTTGAATTCTTCAAAATAGTTGCTTTTAATTTTTCTGCGGTTAAATCTCTTCTTTCAAACAAATTACTATCGCAAACTAAAAAGTATTGCGCTCTGTTAAATGCGATGCCTATTTTCTTTAAATGATCCCAATTTAATCTTCTAAATCTTCTTGCCATTAAAATTTTGTTGACAGATTTCATACCAACTCCTGGTATTCTTGCCAACATTCTTTTATCGGCTTTATTTACATCTACAGGAAATTCGTGCAAGTTTCTTAATGCCCAACTCAATTTTGGGTCGATATCTAAATCTAAATTTTGATGATTTAAGTTTACAATTTCATTGGTTTGAAAACCATAAAAACGCGTTAACCAATCAGATTGATACAATCTGTTTTCACGTAACATTGGCACTTCTGTTCCAATTTTTGGTAATCTGTCATCTAAACTAATAGGGACATAACCAGAATAATAAACTCTTTTTAAGTTGTAGCTTTTATAATAATGTTCCGCGGTTTTTAAAATCTGAAAATCATTTTCTCCACTTGCGCCAACAATCATTTGTGTGCTTTGTCCTGCTGGAGCATATTTTGGTGTACTTTTAATAATTTTCTTTTCAGATTTATATTGAATGATTTCATTTTTTACTTTTTCCATTGGTTTAATAAAATCTTCAAAATTCTTGTCTGGAGCCAATAATTTTAATCCAGATTTAGTTGGAATTTCTATATTTACACTTAAACGATCTGCATACAAACCTGCTTCTCTCATTAATTCATCTGAAGCACCTGGAATGGATTTTAAATGAATGTATCCATTGAAATTTTCTTCCAGTCTTAATTTTTTTGCTACAGCAACTAGACGTTCCATTGTATAATCTGCACTTTTAAAAATACCAGAACTTAAAAATAAGCCTTCAATATAATTTCTTCTGTAAAAATTAATCGTTAAATCTACTACTTCTTGCACTTTAAAAGCAGCACGTTTTACATCGTTACTTTTTCTGGTAACACAATAGGCACAATCGAAAATACAATGATTTGTCAATAATATTTTTAGCAAAGAAACGCATCTTCCATCTTCTGTATAAGAATGGCAAATTCCCATTCCTGTTGCGTCTCCTAAACCTTTGTTTGTGTTTGCTCTTTTGCTTCCGCTGGAAGAACAAGAAACGTCGTATTTAGCAGCGTCTGCAAGAATTTTAAGCTTTTCTAAAGTTCTGTCGAAAGACATAAATTATTGATATATTGAGTTTTATATTAGAGAATTTTTCCGAAGAAAAAGTAGTGTAAGTTACGAAATAATTAAAGTGATTTTAGACTGAAAAAGAACATTTAACATAATTAAAAAACAACTATTTTTAAATTTAAAATAGCTGCTTTTAAGAGTTTGAGTGAGCGCGTTAGGGATTGAAGCATTTGTTTGAGCTCTTTTTTCTTTTTCAGAAAAAAAGCGAGTGCGAAAAGCCCGTTAAAACGCCTAAATAAAAATATTTAAAATGAAATTAATCATTTACGAATTTTTCCCATTCTGCGAATTTATCTTCTTTCATAACACGTTCCATTTTTACTTGTCCGCCTTTTTTCTTGTTGCTGTCATTCCAATCATGAAATTTTTCGACAGGAATTACTTGCACTTTTACACCTTTTAAAGCTTTACTTCTGGCAACTTTGTAGTTTTTATTAGCATCTTTTAAGAAATTGTCTAAAGTTTCTACAATTTTGGCATTATCTGCATCCATTTCTGAACCTAAATACCAAGAGTGATAAAATTCGCCATCTTCGAAACGTTTGGCACAAATAGTATATTCTGTAATTTTTGTAGAAAATTCTTCCTCTAAATTTTTAATTGCATCGTCCATTTTGTTAACGGATAATTGCGAACCAACTGTATTTAAAAAGAATTTTGTACGTCCTGTAATTTTAATTTCAGCTCTTTCAATATCAGTAAAAGCAATGGTATCACCAATTAAATAACGCCAAGCACCAGAAACTGTGCTAATAATTAAAATATAATCTTTGTCTAATTCCACCTCATTTAAAGTGAATGAAGGCGCGTTTTGTTTTAGAGAACCATCTGCATTTATGTAATCTGGATTCATAGGAACAAACTCGAAATAAATTCCGTTTTCTGTATTTAATTGCATGGAATTTGTTTCTGGTCTTACTTGCGTGGCAATATATCCTTCAGAAGCCAAATAAGTGTCTATAACAGTTACAGGTTTCCCTAAAAGCGCGTTGAAACTTTTTTCATACGGCCCAAAAGCTACGCCACCAGAAGTATAGACTTGTAAATTTGGCCAAATTTCATGAATGTTTTTTAAATTATGATGCTCAATAACTTTCTGCATCATTAATTCTATCCAAGCAGGAATTCCGCTTAATGCACCAATATCCCAACTTTTAGCATTTTCTGCAATGTGTTGCACGCGTTCGTCCCAATCTTCAATTTTTGCAATTTCTTCTCCTGGCTTGTAGTATCCTTTAAACCAAAACGGAATATTACTTGCGCTAATTCCGCTAATTTCTCCTTCTAAATGGTCGTCTTTTTCTTGTAGATCTGTAGAGCTACCCAACATCATAATATCTTTTTCGAAGAAATCTGCTGGTAAATCGAAATTGTGTAATGATGTAACTTGTTTAATTCCAGAGCTTTTAATGGCTGAAATCATATCGTCTGTAACAGGAATTCTTTTGCTTGTTTTACCAGTAGTCCCTGAACTTAAGGCAAAATAAGACGGATTTCCTGGCCAAGTAACATCTTCTTCATTTTCATGAATTTTGTACCACCATTTTTCATTTAAAGAATTGTAATCGAAATAAGGAACTGCATCTGCAAATGTTTTTTCTATATTTTCTGATGATAAAACTTCTTCAAATTTATAAGCTTCTCCAAATTGAGTATTCTTTGATTTTTCTAAAAGATTTTTTAGAACTTTTTGTTGTGCTTCTATATGATTTGTGTCAGATTTAAGTGTGTCTGTTAAATCTATAATCCCTTTTATTATGTTTCCTAAAATTGCCATTGGTTGTAATTTTTTACAAAGATGAATTATTCTGCAAGTAAAATTGAACTCATTAGAAATAAAAATTAATTCAATTCGATTTTATTATTCGGGTTTGTAATTATATGAGTTAACTTAACTATGGATTGTAATAAACTAAATCTGTAATATTTTGTTATTTTGAATTGAATAAGAAAACTAAACTATTATGGAAAATGCAAAAAACGAGTTAGAATTAATAAAAAAATATGAAGAAAAAGGATATACTGAAAGCTATAGAGTGATAGATTCTAAATTGATAGCCAACAATGAAAAGACAAAATACACACAAAAAGATGTGAAAATTGTTGCGGAACACAGATTTGAAGGAATGAGCAATCCTTCTGATATGTCGATTTTATATGTAATAGAAACCATAGACACAAAAGGAACTTTAGTAGCAGCTTATGGCGCAACTGCAGATTTAGAAACGGCAGAATTTTTTAAGGAAATTCCTGAAGAAAATGTTTCTAAAGATGAGAATATTTTTATGTAAACCTTTCATAAATATTTGTTTATAATTTGATTTGTTTGACTTATAATCTAAAGTAACACAAACCAAATCATTATATTATTAAGCGAACTCCTCCTAATTCTTCTACCTTAAATTGAAAATCGTTACCAGGAGAAGCCATAAACATAAAGTTAACAGGAATGTTCCATTTTTTTGATAACTTTTTTATCAAATTTGGACTAAAACTATCTTCTAATTCAATAAAATCAATTTTTATTTTAGGATATTCTCTATCTAAAACTTTTAAATCAGATTTTAAGCGAGAAGAGGCTTTTTTACCATCCTCGAGTGTTGCTACAATCTTTAGTTTTTTCGTGTTTTCATTTTTTCTAATGTATAACATTACATTATTAAGGGTTTCAATGTTTTCATCTCTAGTGAAATAGACAAATTCTTGCGAGTTTATCTTATCAATTTGTCTCAACACTTCATCATTGGTTTTTTTCAAAAAATTATCAAATGGTGATAAAACATATTTTATTATTTGTAAAAAAACTTTAAGAATTAATGTTCTATTTAGCATAATTCCCACAACCAAAATTGATGGTATAAAATAATCAAAAAATACAAGTAAATAGGGCGGGTTTAAAATAATATTTCCAATAATTGCAACTACTATCGCTATAATTGCAATTATTAAAAGTGGCCAAGATGATTTCTCTGGTCTTGCTAATTTTTCTCGTTTTACTTTTAATAGAATATTTCCTATTCCAAATAAAACCATAACAGACAAAAAAGCAATAGTATAAACACCAGCCAAAGCACTTAACTCTCCATTTGTAATTAATAAAATAGAAATACATAATAAAAAGAAACCGATAGAAATTCTATAAGAACTACCTCTTTTATTTTTCTTCAATAAAAAAGGAGGCAATACTCTATCTAAAGACATTCTTTCAACTAATCCATTTACACCTATAAATGAGGTAAGAACTGCACCACTTAAAACAAGGGCAGCGTCTATTGATATTAAAACAGATAGCCAAGAACCTCCTGATAAATTTCCCATATAGGATAAAAGCGCTTCTTGATTTTGATTAATTTCTGGAATAGGTATTACTGATAAAGCTAAAAAAGCCATTAATGGATTAAAAACAGTGACAACTATCCACATATTTCGAAGTGTTTTGGGAAAAACTCCCTTTTTTTGTTCTTCGATAAAGTTTGCTGAACTTTCAAACCCACTTATACCTAACATTGCTGCTGAAAACCCAAAAAATAATGCTATTGAAACACTTCCTCCTTTTACAGGAAGATTAGAATTGGTTGTAAATACGTCAAAACCATTGTTAAAGAGATAAATGCAAGTAAATAATGATAAAATAATTAGTGAAACTATGTGAAAAATAAAGATGAAAATTGCAACTTTAGAAGATTCTCCTATTCCAATTATTGCTAATCCCATAAATAATGCAAGCAGGATTATTGTAGACAAAATAATTGGTAAATTATCGAATAAAATATGAGCATAATGCATTGCTTCGTTTGCAGAAATTACTGCTGTAGCCATATAAGAAAGTAAAGTTAATGTAGCTGCCAAAGACGCCATCGATTTACTTGTAGTGTTCAATAAAGCATTATAAGCTCCACCATTCATTGGTAATGCTCCAACTACTTCACCATATATTTTTCGAAATAAAAAAAGAACAGCTCCAACTATTAGAAGAGCTATCCAAGCATATTGTCCAGAATATACAATAGCAAGTGCAGAAACATATAAGCAGGAAGAACTTATATCATTACCAGAAATAGCAGTTGCAGCAAGTTGGCTTAATTTTTTTTTATTTGCAGACATAGTTTATTTTGAAACTTTTTTTAAAAATTGAACTAAAACTTAATGCTGATTGGTTTCATTTTAATAATTATTTTATATAAATTTTTTGTTAAGTTTAGAAACAAACCAAACTATTCAACAATACTATCAATTAAAATAGTTAACATATCAATTGCAGCTTGGGCAATTTTTGTTCCTGGGCCAAAAACACCTACAGCTCCAGCATCAAATAAAAATTGATAATCTTGTGCAGGTATAACGCCACCAACAATTACCATAATATCT harbors:
- the ccsA gene encoding cytochrome c biogenesis protein; its protein translation is MKNILNFLYSTRLTAVLFIVFATAMGIATFIENDYGTQTSKALVYNAWWFEAIMAFFIFNFFGNIFRYRLYKKEKWAVLMFHGAFLFILIGAAVTRYIGHEGIMLINEGETTNEYLSETTYVNVIVDNSKVQKTKHKEIMLSAWGKNNWSFSDEFKGTDYNVNLVDYIPWAERKLIEDENGVEHLFFVESSEGTRHEHWIKKGTLQNIHGILVGFNATDENASINFKTENNILKMTTKSDGDWFRMADQKRGKITKDSVQNFQYLTLHNIAGLQFVVPRPAEKGIMKTVSGPKDDKKLDVIILDITANNDTKRIELTGGKFSSDNAEEIAIGGLNFRLWYGAKTMQTPFSIKLNDFQLEKYPGSESAASYASEVTVIDGEEKFDYRIFMNHILDHKGYKFFQSSYDLSGETEETHLSVNHDFWGTFITYLGYSLLYTGLICILFAKNTRFDDLKNGLKKIRKKKLTMSLVGALFLSTFTFAQHTNHQVEKITNQQIDSILQANMVDAKHAESFNKLVIQDNGRMKPAHTFASELVRKVSKTEKFKGMEPSQVLLSIIENPRLWFEVPVIYLEKQNKEIREFIGIDEDAAYASLSDFIVPSSGEYKIREKVAEAQKKKVQNKFEKDLIKIDRRIGLLYSAIGGGILKIYPIPNDDNNKWVSRPEGDQANFKGTDSVFVKQSLPVYIQFLQDAKKTNDYTEANKILDGIKKFQKKFGADVYPSERKIDLEISYNKILPFQRLAKYYGFVSLFLIVFVIWQIFTSKKWINTVVKVLIAIVVGLFIFHTLGLISRWYISGNAPWSNAYESIIFVAWATMFFGLFIGRKSALTITATAFLVAITLGFAHQNWLDPEIANLQPVLNSWWLLVHTSIIVASYGPVSLGMILGVFALFLMAFTNEKNKKKMDLNIKEITIINEMAITVGLIMLTIGNFLGGMWANESWGRYWGWDPKETWALISIMIYAFVLHMRLIPGLRGRYTFNLWSIIAYFSIMMTFFGVNFYLSGLHSYASGDRVITPASAYYSICFVAVLGTFAYIKYRKFYKK
- a CDS encoding GH3 family domain-containing protein, with amino-acid sequence MAILGNIIKGIIDLTDTLKSDTNHIEAQQKVLKNLLEKSKNTQFGEAYKFEEVLSSENIEKTFADAVPYFDYNSLNEKWWYKIHENEEDVTWPGNPSYFALSSGTTGKTSKRIPVTDDMISAIKSSGIKQVTSLHNFDLPADFFEKDIMMLGSSTDLQEKDDHLEGEISGISASNIPFWFKGYYKPGEEIAKIEDWDERVQHIAENAKSWDIGALSGIPAWIELMMQKVIEHHNLKNIHEIWPNLQVYTSGGVAFGPYEKSFNALLGKPVTVIDTYLASEGYIATQVRPETNSMQLNTENGIYFEFVPMNPDYINADGSLKQNAPSFTLNEVELDKDYILIISTVSGAWRYLIGDTIAFTDIERAEIKITGRTKFFLNTVGSQLSVNKMDDAIKNLEEEFSTKITEYTICAKRFEDGEFYHSWYLGSEMDADNAKIVETLDNFLKDANKNYKVARSKALKGVKVQVIPVEKFHDWNDSNKKKGGQVKMERVMKEDKFAEWEKFVND
- a CDS encoding putative DNA modification/repair radical SAM protein, whose protein sequence is MSFDRTLEKLKILADAAKYDVSCSSSGSKRANTNKGLGDATGMGICHSYTEDGRCVSLLKILLTNHCIFDCAYCVTRKSNDVKRAAFKVQEVVDLTINFYRRNYIEGLFLSSGIFKSADYTMERLVAVAKKLRLEENFNGYIHLKSIPGASDELMREAGLYADRLSVNIEIPTKSGLKLLAPDKNFEDFIKPMEKVKNEIIQYKSEKKIIKSTPKYAPAGQSTQMIVGASGENDFQILKTAEHYYKSYNLKRVYYSGYVPISLDDRLPKIGTEVPMLRENRLYQSDWLTRFYGFQTNEIVNLNHQNLDLDIDPKLSWALRNLHEFPVDVNKADKRMLARIPGVGMKSVNKILMARRFRRLNWDHLKKIGIAFNRAQYFLVCDSNLFERRDLTAEKLKATILKNSNSKYDKLLSPQLNLFS
- a CDS encoding APC family permease, producing MSANKKKLSQLAATAISGNDISSSCLYVSALAIVYSGQYAWIALLIVGAVLFLFRKIYGEVVGALPMNGGAYNALLNTTSKSMASLAATLTLLSYMATAVISANEAMHYAHILFDNLPIILSTIILLALFMGLAIIGIGESSKVAIFIFIFHIVSLIILSLFTCIYLFNNGFDVFTTNSNLPVKGGSVSIALFFGFSAAMLGISGFESSANFIEEQKKGVFPKTLRNMWIVVTVFNPLMAFLALSVIPIPEINQNQEALLSYMGNLSGGSWLSVLISIDAALVLSGAVLTSFIGVNGLVERMSLDRVLPPFLLKKNKRGSSYRISIGFFLLCISILLITNGELSALAGVYTIAFLSVMVLFGIGNILLKVKREKLARPEKSSWPLLIIAIIAIVVAIIGNIILNPPYLLVFFDYFIPSILVVGIMLNRTLILKVFLQIIKYVLSPFDNFLKKTNDEVLRQIDKINSQEFVYFTRDENIETLNNVMLYIRKNENTKKLKIVATLEDGKKASSRLKSDLKVLDREYPKIKIDFIELEDSFSPNLIKKLSKKWNIPVNFMFMASPGNDFQFKVEELGGVRLII
- a CDS encoding TIGR03915 family putative DNA repair protein; the protein is MTGKTLIYDGSFEGFLSCVFYIFEYKLTDVTIQNEFVVQNGLFSENETIATDTKKADRVWKGLKQKASTISSTKIYYAFLSEQLGVENILLNYIQYIFNNTKKVDTDFTQPSVLNTSQIAKNVSREKHRMEAFVRFKLTKDNIYFANIEPDFNVLPLISKHFKSRYADQKWVIYDIKRNYGLFYDLETLEMMQMEFPKNFDFSKTDTNFFADEEFEFQKLWQNYFKSTNITERKNMKLHIRHVPKRYWKYLSEKQP